From the bacterium genome, the window TCCCGCGCCCTCAGCCTTCGCATCGTAATCCACATTCCAGCTTGGCATAATGTCAAAGTAGCCAGCATTCACACCATATCGCCTCTTTATCTCGGGAGAGAAGATTTTCTCGTAATAAAGGAATTTTGAGGGCTTTAAAATTAGAGCTTGGATGGGCACCGCCCCATTGAACCAACCTTTTAAATAATTCCCCTCCGGGTCTAAAGCAACATCCTCATATTTAAATGCCTCGGAGTTAGGATAATAATCGTAATAATTCTCGTGAACACAGAACCTATGCCCTATCCTCTTCGCTTCCTCGCATAACTTTCTCAGTTCCTCATCACCACCAAGCGATTTATTAGCGGGCATAGTTGTGGGATATGCGTTGTCATATCCCTCCCTTTGCCATTCGTGTTTGATGACGAGCAGGCTGTTTATCCCATATCTCTCCAATTCCAGTAGATATTTCCTATCATCGGCGAACTTTCCCGTCCAAATATCCAAGACAAGCCTATTTGAGAGCTCCTCCAGATAGGGGGAAGCTGGATTGGGGATATTGGGGAGAACCTCGTCAAGAATGGGAGAAGCGGTTAAATAGAAGATTTCCCTTGCGGGATTTCGCTCTCCGTTGGTCTTCGGGATATATGTGGGGGAAGAGCCATCGCCGCCTATGCTTGAAGCCTGGGTTTCCCACCAATCGCAGAAGGAGGATAAGAAAAGGGGCTCAACATAGGCTATTTCGGCTTGTCCCTCAAAGAGGAAGGGAATGAATACCTTTCTAAAGGGTGGAACCGCTATATTTATCGCATTGACGATGGGCTTCTCTGAGGAGAACTCCAATCTCAAGGACTTCCCTTCTATCGTCGCCTTGATTTTAAATTCTCCCCTTTCCCCCTTAAACTCCCATACTTCCCACTCCTCAACGCCTTTTTCCACAATTTTAACCTCAATATCCTTTTTAACATCTTCCCTTGCCCAATCAACTACCTCGCCTTTCAATACCAAGCTCACGCCTCCCATAAAGCAGGGTCCCTCTATCTCCTTTCCATTGAAAAATACAAGCAGATTGTTCAGAGATGAAAATGGTGGGGAGAAAATGTAATCTATCTGGCAATCTTTTCCTTTATAGCTGAATTTATATGAACCGTTTGAAAGCTTTTCAATTTTGTTTTGGAAGGGCGATGGGCAAGAGGGTCTTGGATTTTTCGCTCCTATTCCCCAAAATCTTCTGACATCACCGGTTTCCTCCCCATATCTCTTTAATATCTCCTTTCGCTTTTCCTCCTTTTCTTTCTCCTCCCATAATCTCGCTTCTTCCTCATTACCTACGATGACTTTCAACTCACCTACCCTCGCCCAATCGTTTGTCGTATTCCATTTCTCACCGGGATTCACCACCAATCTGAGGGTTATCCTCTTCCCCGCGAGATTTGATATATCAAAATCCCTTTCCTCCCATTCCTCTTTTCTGCAGAAAACACTGGCGATTTCTTTCCTTTCCCCATCTTCTATAGCCAACAGTTTATAGATTACCCCATCGCTTGCAGGGAGCGCTCCCTGGGATAGGGCTACTTTCAAACGAATCGTTATCGGCTTCACTTGAGGGAGAATAAGTTCCCATTCCGCGAAGGTTTCACCGGTGACACCACGCCAGGGTGGATGGATGAACCAGGGAGTGATATCTCTCTCCCTCATTTGGGGATAGCAATCAGCTCCCGTTGACTCAAATCTTCCATACCAATAGGGTGGCATATATCTCTCTTTCTCGCCCTTTATGATAAATCCCCAGCGAGGATAGGCCTCTAAAAGGTTATTCACACCCTCCTTTGGATTTATAGGCTGAGCGAATAGCAAAGCAAGGGAGGTGAATAGGGAGAGGCAAAATCTCATTTTATCTCTCCTCCTGAAAAAATAGTGGACAAACTTATAAAGGTATAGTAATATTTTTGAAAAAATTTTTCAAGGAGGTAGAGTTAAGATGAAAGTGAAGGTAGACAGAGAGCTTTGCATAGGTTGCGGGCTCTGTGAGGAGAGCTGTCCAGAGGTCTTCGCCTTGGACGATGAGGGCAAGGCATATGTTTTGCCCGATGCAGATTTTGAAGCCTGCGACCTTGAGGATGTAGCCCACTCCTGTCCCGCTGAGGCTATCAGCATAGAGGAGTAAGCTTCGAAGGGCGATAGGGGGAGATTATTGTCTCTGGTGAGAGATGAATAATCTCCCCCTACGCTCATTCTGGGTTAAGTATTTTGACATTGTGTTGACAAACTATAGATTGAGAATATAATAGTTATCGTCAGTCAAAGTAAGAAATAATTCATTCTAAAAAGAAGTTTTGAGGAGAGCTCTGTCCCTCTCATATTTTTAAAGCAAAAATCCAAAGAGAAAGGAGGTGAGAAAGAATGAAAAGAAAAGGATTTACGCTCATTGAACTGCTCGTCGTCATAGCTATCATCGCTATTCTCGCGGCAATTCTCTTCCCAGTTTTCAGCCGTGCGAGAGAGCAGGCGCGTAAAGCTGCCTGCGTAAGCAATATGAAGCAGTTAGCGCAGGCTTTGCAGATGTATGCACAAGACTGGGACGAAAACTTCCCAGATTGGCGATGGGGTCGTGATAGAGGTAATCCTCCTGTAAGCGGGAATCCCGCAACGCCGCTCCCTTGGTACCTCGCTGCCTTCCCCTATGTGAAGAACGAGGCTGTCTATGTCTGCCCCTCCGATAACCGTTGCCCCGACGGTGGTCCAAAAGGTAGAAGGTGCTGTGAAGATTGTAAGTACCCCCAGTTCCCAATAAGTTACGGTATAAACGAGGTTATAAGCGGTTGGGGTAGGACCTCCTTAGCCCAATGGCAGAAACCTGCAGAAACTGTTCTTCTCGGTGATTGTCGTGCTTCTCTGACCGGAAGCTGGCCCGGCTCTACCCCGAATTCACCCGGCTATATAGCTCGCTATATACTCGCCAACCAACCTCCCTCAGATGCATGCGGTGGCTGTCTTAGTGGCATCAATTTGCCGGCTATGCGCGATGATTATACCCGCCACACCGGTGGTTCAGTTATCGCCTTCGTTGATGGACATGTTAAGTGGGTGAAATGGGACCAGATAAAGATGAGAAGTTACGGAGGACCGCTTGTCTACCTGCCAGAGGACGAATGGTATTGATGATGAGTAGCTGAAAGGAAATGTGGGGGAGCGGGAGGCAGAGCCTCCCGCTCCCCCACATCCTTTGATTGTATAAAATAGCTTCTACTTGTATGTCGAATATGAAGCAGATTATGACGGCGATGATGATGTACACTCAAGACTGGGATGAGAGGTTCCCCTACGCTAGCTGGGGAGACCTTCACCCTGGCGGTGTGGAGAACCCAGCTGCTTCGGACTGGCTGGATGGCATTTACCCATACTTGAAGAATGTTCAAGTCCTTGCTTGTCCAAGCCAGGGATGGAGCCAGGGCATCTGCAATGTCATCCGCTGGAGAAACCCAGTCTGGAACACACCTAACATCAGAGTTAACTACGGCTTCAGCGAACCTGTTGCTCTGAATTGCGGTGGAAAGGGAAGTCTTGCAGCTATGAAGTATCCCGCCGATTCCTTCGTCGTTGGAGAGTCCGTTTGCCACTGGCTTGGAGGCTATTGGAATGACCAGAAGTTCTTCTTCCGCAGGACCGCTTGGACGGACTGGTATGGCTGTGGCTGTCCACCTTCTGGCGACATTCCTCCGGATCCTGATGACCACACTTACCACTCCGGAGGAGCTAACATAGGCTTTGCTGATGGACATGTTAAGTGGATGAAATGGGACCAGCTATACTCCGTGATGCGAGGAGGAAGGCTACGCTACGGGCAGTGTGAGCTATAACTAAAAAGGGGGCGGGAGGCAAAGCCTCCCGCCCCCAAAATTTTTATTTAAACCCCGCTAATGTTAAATAAAAATCTATTAGCGAGGAAGCAAAAAATATTGCCCCTATGCTCCCTATAACTAAAAAGGGACCAAAGGGAATATAAGTTCCCCATTCCTTCTTCCCTCTCAATATCAAACATATCCCCCATATTGCCCCCACTAAGACAGCAAGGAAAAAAGCGACAAGCGCGTTCTTCCAACCCAAACAAGCTCCCATCCCACCCGCCAACATCACATCGCCTCCGCCCATACTCTCCTTCTTAAATATCTTCCTCCCAATCAAATCTATCAGAACAACGAGAAGCGCCATGGCTAAAGCGGAGAATATCGCGGGCGGAAGAAAACCCCACATAAGCTCATCCCTTTTCTGCCAAATCATAATCCCATTTATGAGGATGCCCCATCCTATCGTAAAAAAGGAGAGCTGGTCGGGTATTATGTAGTGCTGGAGGTCTATGAAAAAGACAGCGATAAGGGCTAAGCTGAATGGGAGGTAGAGGAGAAGAAGATAGGGTTCGTAATCATAAATCAAAAACCTATATGCAAGGAGGAGTGATAAACTGGAGGAGGCTAATTCAACTATTAGATAGCGTGGCTCTATTCTCTCCCCACAATATCTACATCGTCCTTTAAGCATCAAATAGCTGAGGATAGGGATTAGGTCGAGGGGGCGGAGTGGGGCGTTGCATTTGGGGCAGTGGGAAGGTGGGAAGACGATGGATTCCTCTCTTGGCAGGCGCCAAATTAGCATATTGAGAAAGCTTCCAACCACCGCGCCGAAGATAAAGGCGCCTGCCAGAACAAGAGGAACCATTTATTCTTTTTAAGCTTTACCCTCCGCCGCCTTGCTCTCCTATCTTCTGGAGAACCGTTATAATGGGACCCCAGAGGGCGATGAGGATAACGAGAACAGCGCCTCCGAGGAGGACGAGAACGACAGGCTGGATGGCATCGGAGAGGGACTGAATGGCGGTATCAACTTCCTGCTCATAGAACTCTGCGACTTTAATGAGCATATCGTCAAGCGCACCGGACTCCTCTCCAACGCTGACCATATGCACGACCATGGGTGGGAAGTATTTGCTCTTCTGCATAGGACCAGCGATTGGGTCACCCTCTCGGATGCGGGCTCTTGCCTCCAAAATCGCGTCGCCGATTATGGAGTTGCCGACGGTTCCAGCGGTGGTTTCCATAGCTTGAAGGATGGGGACGCCGGAGCCAAGGAGGGTGGCAAGTGTGCGGGAGAAGCGGGCAAGGGCGAGCTTATGGGAGAGCTTGCCGACTACGGGTGCTTTCAACATCATGAAATCCCAGGCTCTTCTGCCCCAGCGGGTGCTCTTCAAAACGCGATAGACAATAAATAACCCAACCAGGATAGCGATTATCCAGTACCATTTATGAATGACGAAATCGCTGAAGTTCATTAGAGCCCTTGTGAGAGGAGGGAGTTCCTCCTCCGCTCCCGTCTTCTGGGTAATCTCCGCTATCATATTGATGAACCTTGGCACGACGAAGGTGACAAGGACGAGGATAATCATAAGAGCGAAGCCAACGACTATGATTGGGTAAGTCAAAGCTCCCTTGACCTTCCTCCGCAGGGCGAGGTCATCTTCTAAGAACTTGGCGATTCTTTGGAGGACTTCCTCCAACGCGCCACCGACTTCACCAGCCCTAACAAGCCCTACATAAAGGTCGGAGAAGACGCGAGGATGCTTTGCCATTGCTCTTGAGAGGCTTTCGCCTCCCTCAACATCCCTGCGAACCTGATTTATCACCTTGCGAAGAGTTCCGCTCGTCGTCTGCTCCTCCAAGACAGAGAGCGCCTTAACGAGGGTTACGCCTGCGTCTATCATCGTTGAGAACTGCCTGCTGAATATCGCGAGGTCGGATATCTTAACGCCGCCGATGAATGGCAGCGCGAAGCCAGCTCCCGCTATCTTCTCCCTTCTTATAGAAACGACCTTATATCCTTCCCTAGCAAGCCTCTGCGCCAATACCTTCTCATTCTCAGCCTCGGCTCTTCCTCTTATTATCTGCCCCGATATATCTCGCGCTGCGTATTCGTAGTTTGGCATATTATCTCACCTCCTTTTTTCAATCTTTCATCTCGGGCGGACTGGTCCCGAACTGGCGATTAATTTCTTAAGCTCATCGGGATTTATCGCCCGGCTCATTGCCTCTTCATAGGTTATCAGTCCCCTGATATAAAGGTCTCTTAGGGACTGGTCCATTGTTTGCATTCCTATCTCACCGCTCGTCTGAATTATTGAGGGAATCTGATGGAACTTCATCTCCCTTATGAGATTGCGAATTGCGGGGGTGCAAATCATAACTTCGCAGGCGGGGACTCTGCCGGGTCCATCGGCTCGGGGAAGCAACTGCTGGGATATCACCGCCACAAGCGTATTTGCCAATTGAACCCTCACTTGGTCCTGCTGGGAGGGCGGAAAAACATCTATGATTCTCTCAACCGTTTGGGCAGCGTTGTTCGTGTGGAGGGTGGCGAGGACAAGGTGTCCTGTCTCAGCCGCTGTTATAGCGGTTGCCATTGTCTCCAAATCCCTCATCTCCCCCACAAGTATTACATCGGGGTCTTCGCGCAAGGCACTGCGAAGAGCGGCTGCGAAGCTTTTCGTATCATGTCCCACTTCCCTTTGATTTATGATGGACATCTTGTGGGGATGGATATATTCTATTGGGTCTTCAATCGTTATTATATGACAACTGCGCTCAGAGTTTATCACACCTATCATAGCGGCGAGGGTAGTGGATTTACCCGAGCCCGTGGGACCTGTTACGAGGACCAAGCCACGAGGTTTGCGAGTTATATCCTCCAAAATGGGAGGGAGATTGAGCTCCCTTATGGTTGGGATGCGAGCGGGGATGAGGCGAAAGGCTCCCGCTACATTGCCCCTATCCCGATAAATATTGCAGCGGAAGCGAGCTATTTTGCTTAGGGAATAGGAGAAGTCCAGTTCCCATTCGCTTTCAAATCTTTGAATCTGGTCATCTCTTAGGATGTCATAAATCAACCTCTGCGCCTGGGAAGGCTTGACCCTCTCATAGGGCGTGGGAATGAGCTTCCCATCCACCCTTATGATGGGTGGAACTCCCACTACAAGATGGAGGTCGGAAGCCCCCTTCTCAACCACTATTCTCAATAGGTCGTCTATATGCACATCGTCTAATGGTAGCTGGCGACCGACTTCTTTTTCCGCGATTGGGTCTGGGCGATTCTCCATACTCTCTTACCTCCTTTAATTAGAATCCTACCGTTGCTGCCACGCGGAGCACTTCCTCAATCGTTGTTATTCCCGCCATAGCTTTCCGCAAACCATCTTCCATCAAGGTCTTCATCCCAGCCGCCCTAGCTGCTTCCCTTATTTCAGAAAGAGGCGCCCTCCTCACAATCAGCTCCGCTATCTCCTCGTTCACCACCATAAGCTCAAATATACCCGTTCTTCCATAATAACCGGTGTGGCGGCAATACTCGCAACCTCTTCCCCTATAGAAAGTTACTCCCTCAACTTCCTCAGGGGTAAGACCCAAACGCCTCAGCCCCTCAACTGGCGGCTTATATGGTTCCTTACAGCGAGGACAGAGGGTTCTAACAAGGCGCTGAGCGAGGACTCCTATCAAGGAAGCGGAAATTAGGAAAGGCTCAACTCCCATATCAACGAGACGAGTTACAGCTGTTGGGGCATCGTTAGTGTGGAGTGTGGAGAGGACAAGGTGTCCTGTAAGGGAAGCTTCAATCGCTATCTCCGCGGTTTCAAGGTCTCTTATCTCTCCTACCATTATTATGTCCGGGTCGTGGCGGAGGAAATATCTCAATGCGTTACTGAAGAGAAGACCTGCCTTGGTATTGACTTGCACCTGATAAATTCCCGCCAGCTGGTATTCAACTGGGTCCTCAATCGTTATTATGTTCACCTCGGTTGTATTCAATCTGCTCAAGATGGAGTACTGGGTAGTCGTTTTCCCCGACCCTGTAGGACCAGTTGAGAGGATAATGCCGTGGGGATGAGTTATCAGCTTTTCAAGGGCAGCGAATGTATCGGGGAAGAAGCCCAACTTGTGCAATCCAATCAAGGGGCTCTGCCTATCAAGTATTCGCATCACTATCTTCTCCCCGGTGATGGTGGGGATGCAAGAGACACGCAGGTCGTAATCCTTGCCGTCTGGTGTCCTTATGGGGATTCTTCCATCCTGGGGGAGACGACGCTCAGCGATGTTCATATCAGCCATAATCTTTATTCTTGAGGTGAGGGGCGGATGGAGAAAGCGGGGGAGATTCATAACCTCATGAAGGATGCCATCTATCCTATATCTAATCCTCACGCTTCTTCTCTCTGGCTCAACATGGATATCGGAGGCTCTCTCCCTTATCGCTTGATGGATTATGGCGTTAACCGCCCTTATGATTGGTGCCTCCTCAGCAACTCTAATCGCTTCTTCCTCCTCAGCGGAAATTTCTCCCCTTGCTCTAAGTGTGGATATAGCCTCCTGAACGGCGGTTGGCAAACCACCACCTCCAGCGGCGGTCTCCGTTAAAACAGCCGGCGTGGGCGCCGTTTCCCCACGATAGTGCCTATTTATAGCCTCGCTTATCATCTCAGGCACTGCTACTGCTGGCTCTATTTCCAAGCCAGTGACGAGCCTTAGGTCATCTATGGCAAGGATGTTCGTTGGGTCAGCCATAGCGACCAATAGCTTTCTGTCCCCTATCTTTCGCACGGGGATGACATTGTAACGCTGGGCGAAATGTTGGGGAACAAGATTTACAGCGCTGGGGTCTATACGCTCCTTGCTGAAATCAATGTAAGGATACCCCAGTTGTTGAGCGTAGGCGCTGTAAACTTGTTCCTCATTCGCGTAGCCAAGGTCTATAAGGAGTTTCTTGATGTCTCCTTTAGTTGCCTTAGCAACATCACGCACCTCCTTGAGCTGCTCGGGAGTTATAACTCCCTGCTCAAGGAGTATTTCGCCTATATCCTTTCTCATCATTGCCATAACTGCTCACGCCCCTTTTTAGGGTATTTAAGTAAATCATTTCCTATTATACATCAAACAAAATTTTTTGCAATACCTTTTCCATAACCTCTAAAGGTGCTTTCCTTCCCGTCCAAATCTCAAAGGAAAAAGCCCCTTGATGGAGGAGCATCTTCCATCCCTCCACAACCTCCGCCCCCCTTTCCCTCGCAGCCTTCAATAACGGGGTTTCCCTGGGATTGTAAACCAAATCCATCACCACCATCCCCTCCTTTAAAAGCTCGCTCACTCCTTCTATCTCCTCCCCCTTCATTCCTAAGGATGTAGCATTTATTAGAATATCCGCTCCTTTCATAGCTTCCTTCAGATTAGAAGGTGTTAATGCTCTCCCTTCTATCGCGCCAAGATTTTTATATTTCTCAGCCAATTCTCTCGCTTTCTCCTCTGTCCTATTCAGTATTATACAACTTGCCCCAGATGAAACAAGGGCATAAGCGACAGCCCTCCCCGCTCCTCCCGCTCCCAATAGAACCGCTCTCTTCCCCCTAACATCCACGTTCAACGCCCTCTTAAATCCTTCAACATCGGTATTATAACCGATGAGCTTACCATTGAGATTCTGCACCGTGTTAACTGCTCCCACCATTTCAGCTTCCTCGCTGAGGACATCAAGGAATTGACTCACCTTCTCCTTGTGGGGAATCGTCACATTCAAACCCACTATCCCCAATCCCCTCACCCCATCCATTGCAAGCTTTAGGTTTGGGGGAGCTACTTCCCAGGCAACATAGATATAGTTCAGACCTAAATGGGAGAAGGCAGAGTTATGCATCTGAGGGGATAGGGAGTGGGAAATGGGATAACCAATAACCCCTACCACCTTCGTGGTGGCATTTATAAATTTTGCTCTTAAATCTATTTCAACTGTCCGCTCCATATCCTTTCATATATTTTGACGAAAATAAGACTCAATATGTTCCCTAATTGCGAGCCGGAGAAGGAACCGCTCAAGATAATAGAAAAGCCTCGTCATAATTCCTGCACCTCCCTCCAACGGCTTCACTAATATCGTCCACATACCGACTCTATTCCCTCCCCATATATCTGTCAATAATCTATCTCCTATCATAACGCTTTCGTTAGGCTTCACTCCAAGGTAATTTAACGCCTTTCTCAGACCACCTCTTCTCGGCTTGAATTTCCCCCTTACATATGGAATTCCTAACTCAAGGCTTATCCTCCATAACCTCCTCATCTTGAAAGTGTTTGAAAAGATGCACAACTTGAACTCTTTCCCCTTTGCCTCCTCTATCCAAGCTCTTACCTTTTGAGGAACTTCGCTTTTACCTCCCAAAGCTATGGTGTTGTCAAGGTCAAGCAGGATAGCTTTTATTCCCAGCTCTTTAAGCTTCTCAAGTTCTACCTCCCAAAGGGAAGGATAAATAAAGTGAGGGACTATCCCTTTTCCCCTTGCCAAAGCCTTCTCGCCCTCTCTACAGCCTTGAAATGTTCCTCAGCGGTCAAAGAGAAGATGTGATAACCATCTGGACGAGCTACATAAAAGAGGAAAGGCGTGTCTTCAGGATTCAGCGCCGCCTCTATGGATGGAAGTCCGGGGTTGCATATTGGGGTTGGAGGCAATCCCTTCACCTTATAGGTATTATATGGGGAATCTATCTCCAAATCCTTATATGTGATTCTTTCCTTATGTCTGGGCAAAACATATTGAACTGTAGCGTCACATTCAAGCTTCATTCCCTTTCTCAATCTATTTAGAAGGACACCAGCTATCAGCCTCCTTTCCTCGTCGTGCTTTGCCTCCCATTCAACTAAGGAGGCAAGTTTTAGCGCGTCGTAAAATGGAAGTTCACCGCCTCTTTCCACCTTCTCCAGAACCTTTTTCCGAAAGTTCCATAGCATAGCCTTCAAAATGTTCTCGGGGCTTTCCCCTTTTGCAAAGTAGTATGTATCGGGGAATAGAAATCCCTCCAGATTACCGGAGGGAGCGCCCACTATCATTCTGAGGGTAAGGGGAGCGTTTGTAGCGAGATGAACGAACTCTTTAGCGGAGACTATGCCAGCTTTTTCCAGCCTCTCCCCTATCTGCCTTATACTGAAGCCCTCAGGAATGGTTACTTTGATTTTCTTCACTTCGCCTTCGGCGAGGATGCCCAATATCTTCCATGAGGGAAGAGCTGGGGAAAGCTCATAAAATCCTGCCTTCAATTTCCTCCCTTTACCCGTTAGGAGGGCAAGGAGAACGAAGGAAAATTTGCTCCTTATAAGTTTTTCGCTCTTTAATTCATCCGCTATGTAAAAAAGAGATGTTCCCTCCTTTATCTCTATATCCTTTCGCTCGCCTTTCCCCACGGGAAGCAGAGAAAGGAAGAAGAGCAAGAGGAAAAAAGATAAAAGGAGGTAGAGAAGCTTTACCCCTTCTTTTCCGCTCAGCTTATAGCGTTTCATCTATGCCAATTTTAGATTATAAATGATTTTGACGAATTATCAAAGATTAGTGTATAATTCCATAACATTTGAGACTCCTCTGGTTATTAAATTCCTCTATATCCGTTGAGTCCAGCGGGTATACATCTATGCAATATTCTTGGATAGTTCTCTGGAATCGCTCCACATAGCCGCTCTCTTGCGGTCTCTTTGGATGAGTGTAGAAATGGATGATACACTTATTCCTGAGAAAATCTTCAAATTCTCCCGCGAACTCGCTCCCGTTATCCGTTTGAACACACCTCACAGGGAAGGGGGATAACCAAATCTTGAGACAACATCTATTCTTCTACCCTTTTATATTGTATCACTCTTATATCCCAGTTTCTTTTTCTTGGATTTTTAGGTCTTCTTGAGAGAGGTCGGAGCGCTGCGGGGTTATAACCTGAGTCTTTGTATATCTTTAACTTAACTATATCTTCTCCTTTCAAATCTCTCCTCTTATCTATATATTCCAATATCTTTTTGAAATTATTCAAATTAGAGTGGTACTATCTTTTACCATTTTCTCTGGAAATAAAATTTTCTTTAGTGTAAAATAGAATTGATGAGGATTAAGATTTATCCCGTTGGCGATTTAAGATGCGATATCCTCCCTTATCTCAAGGAGGAACTCTTCAGGATAATCTCCTTCCCCTGTTCCATTAGTGAGGAAACCATTGCTCCCCCTCCGGAGGCGAAGGTGGGAGAAAGATACAACGCCTCAATCATCCTTCACAACCTTCCCTCATGTGATGAAGGGGAAAGGGTGTTAGGGGTATGCGACCTTGACCTATTTGTTCCGGGCTACAATTTCATATTTGGTGAGGCTGAGTTTATGGGAACCCGTGCTTTAATAAGCCTCTATAGGCTTTATCCCCAATTTTGGGGTGAGCCACCAAACGATGCAATCCTTTTGGAGCGAGCAGTAAAGGAAGCAACTCACGAGATTGGACATACATTTGGCTTGCGTCATTGTCCAAATAGGCGCTGTGTGATGCATTTCTCCAATTCAATTTGGGATACAGATATAAAGGGAGCCCTTTTCTGCGAGAATTGCCAAGCCCAGCTGAAAGATAATTTCTTTGGAAGGTGAGCGCCAAGATGAATGACAAGATAAAGGAGTTAAAGATTATCGCTACGAAGCTGAGGATAGATATAATAGAGATGCTCGCAGCAGCGGGTTCAGGGCATGCAGGCGGTTCCTTATCCTGTGCTGATATCATAGCCTGCCTTTACTTTTCCGTTATGCGACATAATCCTAAAAACCCAAAATGGCGAGAGAGGGATAGATTCGTTTTGAGCAAGGGGCACGCCTGCCCTGCCCTTTATGCCGCCCTCGCCGAGGCAGGATACTTCCCAAGGGAGGAAATCTTCACATTGAGAAAGCTGAACAGCATTCTGCAAGGACATCCAGATATGAATAAGACTCCCGGTGTTGAGTTTTCAAGCGGCTCACTTGGACAGGGTTTCGCAGCTGCTTTCGGTATGGCATTGGGATATAAGATGGATAATAACCCGGGGCGTATCTTCGTTATGCTCGGGGATGGGGAATGCCAGGAAGGGATAGTTTGGGAAACTGCTATGGGAGTGAGCCATTATAATCTTGATAATCTAACAGCTATCTTGGACTATAACAATCTGCAAATAGATGGAAGGGTCTCGGAAATTATGGAAATCGCTCCTATCTCCGAGAAATTCCGTTCCTTTGGCTGGACTGTCTATGAAATAGATGGACATAACATTGAGGAAATCCTCTGGGCGCTTTCGCCCGAGAGGATAGTGCCGGGAAAACCGACGCTCATCGTCGCTCGCACGATAAAGGGAAAGGGGGTTTCCTTTATGGAAAACCAAGTTGATTGGCACGGCAAAGCTCCTTCT encodes:
- the mltG gene encoding endolytic transglycosylase MltG, coding for MKRYKLSGKEGVKLLYLLLSFFLLLFFLSLLPVGKGERKDIEIKEGTSLFYIADELKSEKLIRSKFSFVLLALLTGKGRKLKAGFYELSPALPSWKILGILAEGEVKKIKVTIPEGFSIRQIGERLEKAGIVSAKEFVHLATNAPLTLRMIVGAPSGNLEGFLFPDTYYFAKGESPENILKAMLWNFRKKVLEKVERGGELPFYDALKLASLVEWEAKHDEERRLIAGVLLNRLRKGMKLECDATVQYVLPRHKERITYKDLEIDSPYNTYKVKGLPPTPICNPGLPSIEAALNPEDTPFLFYVARPDGYHIFSLTAEEHFKAVERARRLWQGEKG
- a CDS encoding DDE-type integrase/transposase/recombinase; this translates as MRCVQTDNGSEFAGEFEDFLRNKCIIHFYTHPKRPQESGYVERFQRTIQEYCIDVYPLDSTDIEEFNNQRSLKCYGIIH
- a CDS encoding archaemetzincin family Zn-dependent metalloprotease, with protein sequence MRIKIYPVGDLRCDILPYLKEELFRIISFPCSISEETIAPPPEAKVGERYNASIILHNLPSCDEGERVLGVCDLDLFVPGYNFIFGEAEFMGTRALISLYRLYPQFWGEPPNDAILLERAVKEATHEIGHTFGLRHCPNRRCVMHFSNSIWDTDIKGALFCENCQAQLKDNFFGR
- a CDS encoding transketolase, with the translated sequence MNDKIKELKIIATKLRIDIIEMLAAAGSGHAGGSLSCADIIACLYFSVMRHNPKNPKWRERDRFVLSKGHACPALYAALAEAGYFPREEIFTLRKLNSILQGHPDMNKTPGVEFSSGSLGQGFAAAFGMALGYKMDNNPGRIFVMLGDGECQEGIVWETAMGVSHYNLDNLTAILDYNNLQIDGRVSEIMEIAPISEKFRSFGWTVYEIDGHNIEEILWALSPERIVPGKPTLIVARTIKGKGVSFMENQVDWHGKAPSKDEAEIALKELREELERLMKDEGSC